From the Pirellulales bacterium genome, one window contains:
- a CDS encoding phytanoyl-CoA dioxygenase family protein, with protein MNRGISDSTPMQSSLERIGFEILDRAVEPELIAELRTELPTIGTQACLRNLLASHPVVRRAARSSSVRTAAEAVLGPRCFAVRAILFDKTPEANWKVAWHQDLTIAVRQRRCAVGFTAWSEKHDVDHVQPPVPVLERMLAVRVHLDDCRMENGPLRVLPGSHREGRLDPAAIHRWQARVSEVQCIAGQGGLVLMRPLLLHASSVARVASQRRVLHLEFAADDLPGNLEWFDRC; from the coding sequence ATGAATCGAGGAATCTCTGACTCAACCCCGATGCAGAGTTCCTTGGAACGGATTGGCTTCGAGATCCTTGATCGTGCCGTCGAGCCGGAATTGATCGCGGAACTCCGCACTGAACTTCCGACGATTGGCACTCAAGCGTGCCTGAGAAATCTACTTGCGAGCCACCCGGTTGTTCGCAGGGCGGCCCGCTCATCGTCAGTTCGGACAGCCGCAGAAGCGGTTCTTGGCCCCCGATGCTTTGCCGTCCGAGCGATCTTGTTCGATAAGACGCCCGAGGCCAATTGGAAGGTGGCATGGCACCAGGATCTGACCATCGCGGTCCGCCAACGTCGCTGCGCCGTCGGCTTCACCGCTTGGTCCGAGAAGCATGACGTGGACCACGTTCAGCCCCCGGTTCCGGTGCTGGAGCGGATGCTGGCCGTGCGAGTGCATCTCGATGACTGCCGCATGGAAAATGGCCCGCTACGCGTACTGCCCGGCTCGCACCGAGAGGGGAGACTCGACCCTGCGGCCATCCACCGCTGGCAAGCGCGGGTCTCGGAAGTTCAATGTATTGCTGGACAAGGTGGCCTGGTACTCATGCGGCCGCTGCTTCTTCATGCCTCGTCCGTGGCCCGAGTCGCCAGCCAGCGGCGCGTGTTGCACCTGGAGTTCGCGGCGGATGATTTGCCAGGCAATCTGGAGTGGTTCGACCGATGTTGA